The DNA region TTTTCACAGTTCATCAAAAGCTTTAACAAAATTTTGACCTATATTtaactaaatcaaaattttgaccTATATTTAACTAAATCAAAATTTGTGCactccataattttattttttaggtatcctgtaaaaacaaaaaaaaccaaaattttgtACATCTGTACTAAAGCCTAGGATAATCTATTAAAAGCTAAAAGCTAAAACAAAACAGTGTTAGTTCCTTGTTTTCAAGAAAGCAGAAATTGCATGCTGCAAAGCAAAAGAGAGATACAATTTTGGTCGAAGTTGGGTATGTTCCTTGTTTACTGTATACAGTGGTTCTTAGCCTAAGTTTATATAAACAGATTCCATTTTATTagttttctttcttctatccTTTCCTCTAGTAAACTGTTCATACACATTGTTCAATTGCTTGTTAGCAATACTTACCTCCTCATATTCCTTTTCTGAATATATGCTGTGAAACTGGTGGTTCTAGATTCGTCACAAGCTCTACAAAACACAACCTTGAAAAGTCACATGCATACCTTTTATacctaaattttttttctagatAGAGCTGTTTCTTAGCCTTTTTCCTTGTCAGAATTAGACATCCATAAGCTGTAAGTGTTGAAACAATAGAATTCTTTATGATTAGTTGTCATGCAGATCAGCAGTTGCTGCTTATTTTTTCTTGTTTGTAGTCAAGATTGATTATTTAACAGTTAAACCCTTGCAACAAACTCAGCACATTCACTCAAGTTCTATTCCCTGCCCTGCTTCTCTATTGGGATGCTTTCAGGTGCAATCTAGAAAAAATCAAcacattatttttatgtttagtTAATGAACACCGTTGTTCTTTGAATACAGATTGCATCGTATGTTGCTTGTGGTTTCACATgctgaaatttatgttatgttacATCTCATCTTTGGCAGACTTCCACCAGCCTCTTCAGGAAGATGAACTTGAACAGAGCACAGTGGTTCAAATCTTGTTTCCTATTGACCCAAAACCGGTAAGTTTCTAAGGATAATACCAGCAAGAATGCTCATCTAGATGACAATTAAGAAGCCAATGTTCAGAATCTTCAGATGATGCAAACTGTGTTCATCTTTTGGATTTTTTGGTTCAATTTCCAAAACAAGTTCATTAGTTGATTTGAATATAACCAGAGAATTTCCTCTGACTTGATTAGTAAAACTGTTCAGGAGTTCTCTCATAAGCTTATTGAGGAAGAAGAAACAGTATTGTATGTATTACTAAATTAAAGcccaaaaataataacaattataTGGATGTATCAAACAGTTAAAAAATCCATAACAATGAATTGATACTAAATTACTTGATCAACCAATTGTATGTATTACTAAATTAAAGcccaaaaataataacaattataTGGATGTATCAAACAGTAAAAAAATCCATAACAATGAATTGATACTTACTTGAAATGGTTGTGATAGTgtcttctttacaaacaagtCCCATTGGTTTTTATCCATAAATTCGGGCTTCAAAAGACAAAGATCTCGTGAAGTCACTCGACCATCATCAACTTCTCGTATAAGTATTTGGAGTTTGGACTTTCTATCACGCCACAATTTACCCAACTTTTGAAAGATTGAATGTTTCTCACACTCCTCAACTTTATAGTTCAACTACACATTAAGAAGCATAAAAATATTCTACATTTTGTTATAAAATAGGAATAAAAAAAGTGATAATCATTACCTGAAGACAACACCACATCTTATTCTTCAATTCCTCGTCTAAGTCATTCCATCGATCTAATGGGTATGGCACAAATTCTTTTACCATGCAACCTAGAAAAGTGGCGTACTTGACCGAATTATCTCCAATTGCCAGTCCAAACTCATTATGTTCCAGATCTTTGGGCTGTTGTTGGCCACTAACCAAATTAAACTTTGATGGACCTCGTCCTTTTTTCTTATTAGTTTTGGCGTCATCAACTTGCTCTTTATCACGCAAATATTCTGATGAATTAGGTGGAGTGTTGGAGTCCACTCTCGATAGCTTATTAGCTATATTTTCCTACAAAATAGCACAAAGAGATATTATCATGTAAAATTGAgactttattaaaattaaaataaaccaaaattaacaaattaataaaatatcaccTGAACTTCATCTACAGATACCTTGCTGCGTTTTTGGCCCAATCTGCTCATTTTTTAATGCTGCATATGAAGATATAGTCAAACATGTAATATAACATGATAATTCGctgaaaataaaaagaaaacagaCAAATGTATTGCAACAGTAAATAAAGTGTAATGGAACTTTTTAAATTAACTATAAAATCTACAACCAAAAATTTCAATCACGGATCTGTCACGTCAATTCCCTCACACTCATTTCTCGAATACGGTTCTTTCTCAGTAATGTTAATCTCTAGTGTGGACACATCAAGAGGTGTGGATGATGTATAGGCTTCCTCTTCAAGCAAATTCATGTTATGCATACCCCGAGGCGGCGCTTTCATCAACACATACTAGTTTGATTCATCATTGTCTCTAGAATAGAATACTTGTTTTGCTTGTGATGCTAAAATGAAAGGATCGCCTTCAAAAGTTCTTAGACCTTGGTGTAAGTTGACCAGTGTAAAACCATCTTCCATTTTGATTCCAGTTTCATGATTTGCCCAATCACACCTAAAAACGGGAACTTTGAAAGAATAGTAGTTTAGTAAAACAATATCTCGTATAACTCCATAGTATAATACTCTTCCAACAGTATGTGAATAATCATTCGCACTAGACTGACAAACAGTATCTGCTTCAATCGAAACACCACTATCTTGTGTCGACCTTTCAACATCAATTGTGTGGAATCGATATCCATTTATAATATAACCTATATAAGATATAACATGTTTTCTTGGACCATGTGCTAGCCATTGAATTCTGTCTGATGAGTTATCAAAAACATGTTTTGATAACCTATTGACCAAATGTTTCCATATGTCGCTTCTGTAACAATGTTTCATTAGTTAAGAAACGACGATCTGTTTGTTTAAGCTCCTCGATGTGCATCCTATTTAAAATCATTAAAGGGTGATTATTAGAATGTATGAATTATGTAATAGACAAAGGCTAATATGTTATGTAATTAACTATACTCAGTGTAAGTAAGGCTCAACTTCAGCAGTATTGAACAACACATATCGATGTGCAGCTTGCAACACATGGTCTTCTAGAACTTTTTCTTCTCCTTGAGAAATTGGGCGACCTTCCACTAATCAATTCTCCAAATCTTGATTTCGATTAGAACGGATACCAATACTAGCCGCTTTTTCTATATAGGCACTACAAAATCGCATTCGTTCTTCTGCAAGGTAACACTCAGCTATGCAACCCTCTGGCCTTGCTCGGTTCTTGACATACTCTTTAAGTGTTTTCATAAATCTAAATAacaaaacaaatttcacatgAAACTACTGTTTGTagcaaatttaaattatttgtatAACATAATATTGgtctaaaattaaattaatatctATTACCTTTCAAATGGATACATCCAACGGAATTGGACAGGCCCACACAAGCGAGCCTCTCTTGCTAAATGAATTGTCAAATGAACCGAGATAGTGATGAAAGCGGGTGGAAAGTACCTTTCCAACATGCATAGAGTTTCAGCAATATTCTCCTCGAATTGTTCTAAACGATTCCTGTCTAACACTCTTTGACATAATTCATTGTAAAATGCACACAATAGAAATAGAGCACTACGTGGACCTTTAGGTAAAAGACTTCTCAATGCTACTGATAGCAATTGTTGCATTAGAACATGGCAATCATGAGATTTCAGTCCAATAAGCTTATGATCTTCTAAAGAAACACAGTTACCAATATTTGAGCTATAGCCATCGggtaactttattttcttcaatCTAGAGCAAAATACATTCATCTCTTTTTTAGACAATGTGTAAGGTGCAGCAGACAAGTGATACatatttttccctttttcttgaGGATGTAATTCTTTTCTAATGTTTAAGTGCATCAAATCATTGCGAGCATTGAATCCATCTTTGGATTTTTTCTTTACGTTTAACAATCTGCCTATAATATTTTCGCAGACATTCTTTTCAACATGCATCACATCAAAGTTATGACGTAGCAGCAGTCCCTGCACGTAACCATTAACACATTTCATAGTATTAGTTCATgattcataaaaatttatgaacaaaaaaaaatatttataaaacttGATGAATAGAGTGCAAAATAACTCACACTCCAATATGGCAAACTGAAAAAAAATGGACTTTTTCTTCCACATTTGATCTGATTTTTGTACATTTATTGAACTATCATGCGTCTTTCTCTTTCTCTTTGCATTATTGATATCCTGACTCTTTTTTTTTCCCAGTCATTTTCAATGACTTTTACTGCATTGAGAATTTCTAAACCAGTCAAAGGCCTCGGTTTtccttttctctcttttttcccATTAAACCACTTCTTTTTCTCACGAAATGGATGATCAGGAGCAAGAAATCTTCGGTGGCCTGAGTATGAAAACTTTCTACTGTACTTAAGCCACATAGAACATACGTCTTCACCGCATATTGGGCAACCAAATTTCCCTTTTGTGGCACATCCAGCTAGGTTTCCATAAGCTGGAAAATCATTGATTGTCCACATCAAGATAGCcttcagattgaacattgacttgGTAAATGCATCAAATGCCTCCACACCTATGTCCCACAACTCATTTAAATCCTCCACAAGAGGTTCCAAGTACACATCTATATTATTTCCCGGTTGCTTTGGACCTGGTATTAGTAATGTTAACATAAGATTTTCCTTCGACATGCACTTCAATGGAggaagattttaattgaccaagATAACCGGCCAACAACTATATCTGGAACTAAGGTCACCAAAAGGGTTGAATCCATCTGTTGCAAGACCAAGACGAAGATTTCTAGGATCTGATGCAAAAGTAGGCCACTTGTGATTTATTGTATCCCAAGCTACTGAATCAACTGAATGACGCATCATATGATCTTGACTTTTGTGATTGGAGTGCCAAATCAAATCTTCAGCCATTTCTTCGGATTTAAACATCCTTTTAAATCTTGGTATCACAGGAAAATACCTTAGCACTTTTTCAGGAACTCCTTTACGAACTTTGAAGGTAACTTTGTCCACCTTCCATCTTGAAGAACCACACTTTGGACATGAGTCTAATTCTTTGAGCTCCTTTCTAAATAGACAACAATCGTTTGGGCAAGCATGAATCTTCTCAAATCCTAAATCAAATGGTTTCAACAACTTTTTCATCGAAAAAACAGTTTGTGGAAGTGTGGTTTTTTCTGGAAGCATGTCATCTAAGATCTTAAGAAGCTCATTGAAACTACTGTCAGTGTGACCATTAGTAGACTTGTAATTGTATAATGTGATAGATGCTGACAACTTTGTATAAGTCGTACATCCAGGGAAGAGAGGAGTTTCTGCATCTTCTAATAAATCAGCAAACTCGTAATCTCTTGCGTCAGACGTGGTGTGTCCAACCTCTTCATCTGAGACAAATCCCTATATAAGTGAAATGCCTCTCTACTTTCATCATCCGCTTCTTGAACTCCTTCTAAACTACCTTCACCTTCAAATTGTGGGGTATCAGTTTCACCATGGAAGAACCAAATCGTGTAAGAAGGATCGAACCCCTTGATAATTAAGTGCTCATACACTTTGTCAAATGTCATATACTTCTTATTTTTACAACGTATGCAAGGACATAATATTACATCACGTGCTTTGGCGTAGTCCTTGGCTTGTGCAAGAAATTTTTGAACCCCTTCTTCATATTCGGGTACAAGTCTTGAAGGCAAATGAATCCATTCTTTATCCATTTTGTAAATGACTCAAACCTTAACATTCAAATTAATATATGCcttcaaataattttcattacttcataaataaaatgataaatgaataaaaatataaccttAACTTCtctcataaaaattaaaaattagccACAAAACTGTTAAAGtagatttaattcaaatccaaaaaaaaatattacctgTCATCTAGCTCTAATATTAGCCACATAAATTCAAGACCAATAATACAAAATTTAGAACCTAAAGATTCATCAAGCAATACACTTAATATATGAAAAATGAATAGCACCAACAccaagaaatgtgatttttcaAAAGGACAATTAATATTGCAAATCAAAAAAATGAAAGGAATGCTTCCTTTTTATttgtctttatttttatttttttatgataaaaaaaataaattctttCAATAACATGCATCATTAATTGGCCCTTAGGTTGTAGAGGCAGGGGATGGGAAGTGCATGCTTTTATGATTAGGAAACAAATCAATTGATCGAAAAGcaataattaatcatttttcataGTTATATTTCACCCGTATTCAACAACCACAACGACCACTTTTAAagatgaaatttaaaaattttcccaATTATTATCATGTAAAATATCTACGTGACACACATGATTGACGTGGGCTGTAAAAATAAAGTTATAATCTCTTGCTAGAATCCGATTGGAGGGTGAAAGTATGTGGCAGAGGGAAGGAGACAAGATTGGCTGGCAAAGATTTTTGTGAGAATTACATTAAAATGGGAGGGGACAAAAACATATAATGCTTCTAAAACTATATCTAATCCATGAACCCCAAATTTTGTCTAAAATTTTCAAGTCTCGGGGCCAAATGTCGTTTCATATAATCGCAAGAATTTGCAAATTTTCTGCAGGCTATTCTTTAAATATAAGTTTGTGCATGGAAATATGATAACAATAGAGCCCCAGGTAAAGATCACTTCTACAATGCTGTAGATATTCCAATGTTTAAATACGTatgtaggaaaataaaatcagagACATATAAACTGGTACCTACTCTCCAGCGACTTATGCTGCAAAAGAAGATAAATGAGCTTAAGGACTCGCCGGGAGTGAAGTGGTGGCAGTAGAAACACACAAAAGTGCGAACTCAGAAGAAGCAGGCCTGGCTGCTGGCTGGGTTATTCATCGGAATAGGTTCATAAGCTGGAACGGCAGAATTGGATCGCAGGAAACGCCTTGGTGAGTGCTTGGAAAGGCTGGCTCGCAGGTGCAGCTTGGGCGGCGTCTGATGGGATATCAGATGGAGCAGCGACGGAGTTTGGATGGGTCGTGTAAACAGAAGGCGAAGAGGCTGGCCGTAGGCGGACGGTGAGACGGCGGTGGTAGAAGGAGCCGACAATGACTGAAGCTAGGTAGAGGAGCGATTGAGGGTTAGGCGATGAACGATgggaaaaattaaaaagaagaaGATTGGAGGGTTTTGATCGGGAAAAAACAGAGAGGCGTGATTATTTGGGGATATGGCGCCTTCTCAATTATAGAGTATTAATTTTGTTGCAGCGTGCATTGTGTGCGGTAAATATGTTTTTTACAGCTTGcataatgcacgccgttaataatGTTCCGCAACACATAGCGACGGTTATCAGacaccgtcgctattagcgacggttttatattAAACCGTCGTCGATTTGAATTTCGCGATGGTTAtcattaaaaccgtcgctaaatatagcgacagTGTCAATAAAACCTTCGCtaaatttaaacatttttctAAACCATTTTTCGCAGCGTGCTAATATGTATGCcgtgaataataatattgacgGCATTCGATTAATGTATGCCGttaatatcaataattcatttttttaaaaaaatgaattactattaacagcgcacataagcatgcacgctgttaataatactatttacGGCGTGCCTTTAGTGTGCGCTGCGAAAATTGCATAGGTTATCCTGCAGCGTGCTTTTACTGCACGCCGTTAAtaattaaaaccgtcgctaaatatagcgacagTGTCAATAAAACCTTCGCtaaatttaaacatttttctAAACCATTTTTCGCAGCGTGCTAATATGTATGCcgtgaataataatattgacgGCATGCGATTAATGTATGCCG from Primulina tabacum isolate GXHZ01 chromosome 14, ASM2559414v2, whole genome shotgun sequence includes:
- the LOC142525284 gene encoding uncharacterized protein LOC142525284 isoform X1, encoding MSRLGQKRSKVSVDEVQENIANKLSRVDSNTPPNSSEYLRDKEQVDDAKTNKKKGRGPSKFNLVSGQQQPKDLEHNEFGLAIGDNSVKYATFLGCMVKEFVPYPLDRWNDLDEELKNKMWCCLQLNYKVEECEKHSIFQKLGKLWRDRKSKLQILIREVDDGRVTSRDLCLLKPEFMDKNQWDLFVKKTLSQPFQEKSEKFKAMRGEQRYNHTMSRRGYARLAHIMIIIII
- the LOC142525284 gene encoding uncharacterized protein LOC142525284 isoform X2; this encodes MSRLGQKRSKENIANKLSRVDSNTPPNSSEYLRDKEQVDDAKTNKKKGRGPSKFNLVSGQQQPKDLEHNEFGLAIGDNSVKYATFLGCMVKEFVPYPLDRWNDLDEELKNKMWCCLQLNYKVEECEKHSIFQKLGKLWRDRKSKLQILIREVDDGRVTSRDLCLLKPEFMDKNQWDLFVKKTLSQPFQEKSEKFKAMRGEQRYNHTMSRRGYARLAHIMIIIII
- the LOC142525284 gene encoding uncharacterized protein LOC142525284 isoform X3; protein product: MSRLGQKRSKVSVDEVQENIANKLSRVDSNTPPNSSEYLRDKEQVDDAKTNKKKGRGPSKFNLVSGQQQPKDLEHNEFGLAIGDNSVKYATFLGCMVKEFVPYPLDRWNDLDEELKNKMWCCLQLNYKVEECEKHSIFQKLGKLWRDRKSKLQILIREVDDGRVTSRDLCLLKPEFMDKNQWDLFVKKTLSQPFQEKSEKFKAMRGEQRYNHTMSRRGENKFC
- the LOC142523858 gene encoding uncharacterized protein LOC142523858; translation: MDKEWIHLPSRLVPEYEEGVQKFLAQAKDYAKARDVILCPCIRCKNKKYMTFDKVYEHLIIKGFDPSYTIWFFHGETDTPQFEGEDEEVGHTTSDARDYEFADLLEDAETPLFPGCTTYTKLSASITLYNYKSTNGHTDSSFNELLKILDDMLPEKTTLPQTVFSMKKLLKPFDLGFEKIHACPNDCCLFRKELKELDSCPKCGSSRWKVDKVTFKVRKGVPEKVLRYFPVIPRFKRMFKSEEMAEDLIWHSNHKSQDHMMRHSVDSVAWDTINHKWPTFASDPRNLRLGLATDGFNPFGPKQPGNNIDVYLEPLVEDLNELWDIGVEAFDAFTKSMFNLKAILMWTINDFPAYGNLAGCATKGKFGCPICGEDVCSMWLKYSRKFSYSGHRRFLAPDHPFREKKKWFNGKKERKGKPRPLTGLEILNAVKVIENDWEKKRGLLLRHNFDVMHVEKNVCENIIGRLLNVKKKSKDGFNARNDLMHLNIRKELHPQEKGKNMYHLSAAPYTLSKKEMNVFCSRLKKIKLPDGYSSNIGNCVSLEDHKLIGLKSHDCHVLMQQLLSVALRSLLPKGPRSALFLLCAFYNELCQRVLDRNRLEQFEENIAETLCMLERYFPPAFITISVHLTIHLAREARLCGPVQFRWMYPFERMHIEELKQTDRRFLTNETLLQKRHMETFGYIINGYRFHTIDVERSTQDSGVSIEADTVCQSSANDYSHTVGRVLYYGVIRDIVLLNYYSFKVPVFRCDWANHETGIKMEDGFTLVNLHQGLRTFEGDPFILASQAKQVFYSRDNDESN